The following is a genomic window from Brachionichthys hirsutus isolate HB-005 chromosome 15, CSIRO-AGI_Bhir_v1, whole genome shotgun sequence.
GATGGCATTGGAAAGCTGTATTAATCTACCCATCTTTATATAATAGGGGTCatgaatttaacattttgtgCATAGAAAGTTtaggttatttttatttttgaactttTTAAATTATGTTGAAAAAAATAGATTATACATTGAAACGTAAACAATATGAAGGTAATTTAATCATAAAATTAAAAGGGTGTCTTTTcctcatttatttgtgtatttcaaaGATTCAAAACAGAACTAGTTTTAATCCTGCCTCTTGGGTTACTTTGTAtaatttgttgtgttgtttaatAGAAAAATCAGAATCTCCAAAATCGCTTCTCAATGTAATTTCTGAATTGCGTCCACAGAGCTTCATGATTGAGACATTTTCATAGCTACTTTATCCAACTCTGTGTGTATTACTTCATTTTCTAGTAGAAGTACGTAAGAAAAAACTCTCAATTTTGATTTGCAAAATGacactttttaaaaatattgaAGTGTTAATTATACTGTTGAAATATGACACAATAAAAATGGAGATGAACACATCCTTGGATTCGAGTGTGTCTACATATCAGCAACAACAATTTTAAGAAATTGTCATGTGTCATACATAGAAAGACATTGACAGTGAGTCAAAGGCAATTTTAATGGTGGAACTAGCGAGGGACTGCACATGGCAATGTTAAATCCCATTCAGCCCGATGAGAGTGACTCCCAGCAGCACTGAGCTCAGTGGGGGGTTGTAAACATTTACACTAAGAGCCTGTCCAGTGCACATGGTTGGTGCTTGCCAGCCACCTCGGTATCGAATGTTGTGTTGCATATTTTGTCATTCAGGCCTGTCCCGAAAATGTAGGAATCACACCATCAATTTATGAAGGAGCCATCCAAATGTGACAACAGGCTTATGCTAAATGGCGAAAATAGAGCTAAACATTGTTAAAACACCCCTAGACCCACATGGTAGAGAGTGCTCGGGCGGAGAGCTGCTATGCTCCCCGCTGTGAACTGGGAAAGTGATGTTGGTGGGCGTCCTTCTCCATGAGGGCCGGATCGTTCTTGGGCCTCGATTTGAAGCCTATTTGAAgtctgtttcctgcagcagcatgccAACATTAATGTTTCCATAAAAGCAAAAATGCTAAATCAAATGAAGACACTATATTCTGCTATTCCACAATGACTTCTGAATCCCCCCCAGAAAAACCCCCCACTAAATTATGATTAAAAAGCTATTTACCATATAAATGTGATAAAAATCTAAATTGTGAATTTTCTCTGCATTTTATTACATAACTAGAAACTATACGTCTCTCTTTGGTTAATGCCGGAAATCTTACCCCACAAGTGTATCttggaagaaaaaacaacaacatttaactGTCTACGTAGTCAAGTTTTTTGAAATGAGAGCAACAATACTTTTATTGGCATCACACATGTGCTcataaaagcattaaaatatgtTTGGGATCAGTCCTTTATTGTTTCAAAACTCTATCTTTTACAATACAGTCATTTATTGTTACATGTGATTTGATGGGTAATGTACAATGCCTTCCGATAATGAAACAGTCACAAAGTATTCCTTTCTACGTTTCAATAATCTACGATAGTGAGAAGTGTGTGCTGATATATTTACTTAGTTCTGACAGCTCAGTTAACTTCCCTATTCAAATCAACAAAAGCATCGTTTTTGAAAGTGCATTTCAAGGATTGTAAGGTCGACTGCTTCCATCAGGCAGCCGTAATGTACATTTCAGTCCTGACAGAGGGCCACGCTGCTCTGTGAGTAACAAACGGCATTAACTACATTTCCAACTACAACATTTATCTGGATaagtaaatcaaataaaatatagCAATATGCATGCCATGAACATTCCTCCtttaacatttataataaatgtatattttatgttgACAATAATGCAGTAATTTCCACAAAAAGGACAAATGCTGATAATGACAACTAATATTTACCATCCAAAATTTGTTCAGTTGTACACGCGGGTCAAATGGCGTGATGCCAGTGTGACTAGGGCCATTCCCTAATGAATTTAATAGCATTTGGTCCACAATAACAAAttaaagttttttgttttttttatgtggtaGCAGGTGGATATTATGAACTGAAATTCAAAATAGCATGATGACAATCTTAATCCATTCCATGTTTAACGTCTTTTTGGATTTTCAAGTAATGAATTATGATGTGAAGTTTCTGTTGAAAATTAagcaatataaatatacatattagCTCAACACGTGGCTACACTTTTCTGTTCCAAGGAACAGCTTTCACTCTGTAGAACTTTGTTCCTAACGGAACCTTGAACCTGTTCTGTGCctggtgaaagaaagaaagaaacaaaaagaaagaaaactttgtAAGACATGAAGGAGGTTTGGACCATGCATAGAGACAAAGCAGCACAAAGTCagcacaataaaatatttattgaaatTTAGATTTACAAATCCACGCTTCATTGATGCCCACATTCTGGCTCTTATATATTCatgatgtactgtatgtgttAAAAACACTTTGTACCTTTTTTGCCTGGCAATATTCCTTCTCCATCACTTTTCCAAGTACCCACGGTCGTCTGGACGTCCCCGTCGCTGAACAGCGAAGCAAATGGACTTGTTAAGCAAATAAGCATTGAACGCACCACAAacaaattgtatttattaaaaTCTAAATTGTGGTAAACTTGTGCATAAGGAATGTAGCAGTATAGTAATTTATCCATTaattgaaataaacaaatatcggcaatacatttttaaaattagaacaaatgtatattattttatatataacacTATAGTTGTCATTACGGTTTCAAAAGACAGGAACTGACCTGGTTTGAGGTCCAGCGCAGTGAGAGACTCTGAGTGGAGGAAGTAGAGGGTGGGACCAACAGTGAACAGCACGTAGTTGTCGTGCCTTTCATCCAGGATGATTAGAACCAAATCGCCTACCTGGAAACTGAAGCATAAAAAGATGGACATACAAATAAAGGGACGATGACACAGGGATCAGCAAACTGCCAACAAACAAGACAACACATTAACGGTAATTGCGCAAGAGTACCGGTATGTATAATTACGCTGCGTGTAATGGTCTCTCCCTAAAAACAAATAccgaataaaaaaacaaatcacacatATGAGAAAGCGCCCTTTACAGCCGAGGGGGTATTTGTTATTCACTTACTCTCTGATGGCGATTTTGTCTGAATGCCGTGACGACACGGATGACATGCTCTGAGACATCTACGAAGGACAACATTACACATTATACATGGCAGGGTTAAGAAACATTGGCTACACAGTCAAAAGTAGGCTTATTAATTAGTAGCACTATTTACAGTTCAACCTTCTCTGTCAATCAATTGTCTTGAGTCTATTAATAATTAAAAGCAGAGTCTTCCCAACCACAGAGTGCATCTTTAAACCTTACAGAAGGATAGGTCTTTGTTTCGCTCACATTCTCATGACACTAATGAGACCTAAAATAACTTTTCTTCACCGACTCATTCCTCGTCTTGGATTCACACTTTGATActactgccatctagtggagcACGCGTTACATCGCTCACAGGCGGATGAAATGACTCACCAGTCTTTGACTGAGAcgcttgttttcttcttctttcatatGTAAAGTCTGAAATGCATAGACAAACACTTAGAGTCATCGTGTCTAGTGCTCTCAGATGTAATGGATATGCACTGTGCGTCGATTTACCCTTTCAAGCAAGAGTATTCGCTGCTTCTCCTCTGAGATCAGGACATTCtcactacaaaaaaaaagaaaacgagacTGCATTACTGACAAATGGCCAATATAAAATGTGAACAAAATTCTAAACACTTCAAATATGAACTGGTTCTCATTCGCTGTTTTATTACTTCAAGGTGACCAGTATTCATAACAATAATGGAAATCTCATACCGCCTGATCTTAGCCTGCCTTCATTCCAACATCGAATGTCTATTCTGGGGTTGCACGTTTGATATTTTACACAATGCCCTTTTGAAACCATTCATCAAGCACACAAAGGGCTTTCTTTCACTGGCTTGACAACCATTTTCATGTCATCATAAGAAAAGCCAAGTTCATGTCTGCCGTATGTTCGCTATGGAAATACAGGATATCTCAAACGTGCAAAGAATAGTCACAAATCTATCCTtaatcatgaaataaaataatacaaattatttttaaaataaaacaatcaaaGTGACCTCATCTTTGACTTTGGCAATTATTTCAGCAATCGAACCAAGACGCCGGCCTCACACTATCAACCAAACATGCTTTATCAGAGAGAACATCCTTACTGGACTGTCACCATGCTGGCTTCTACAGCTGAATCAACTTGCTCGTCATCTCGAATGGCTGCTACAGACACCAGTCTGTCGGTTTCAGATGTGAACTCAGAGTAGCACGCTCCAGAAACAGGCACAGccctggctgctgctgccgctgcctcTGGGAACTCCTGGGCTGAGGGGCGAGGAGTAAAGATGGCAGAGGAGACCAGCGCAGTGCTGCGCAATCGGTTGAGCTCTTCTTCCAAGTGTTTCTTCTCCTGCATGACACAAGCTCTGTCTTCTGAGAGCGTCTCTATCAGAGCTGCAAAGAGTTAAGATATATCAGAACTGAGCGGCACACAATGCTAGAACGGACACGGCAAACGGTACAGAGGAACATACATAGCTGAGAACATTCCTAAAGAGGAATATTAACATAATTATACACTGCTCGGACAAATCCATGTTTGAAAACGATGTCTGTCATGCTCTTTCAGTCGGAGTCCCATGATTCCTGGTATTGTCATCTTGGAATATGTCCAGCTCGTACCTATTTGCGTAGTTAAATCCAGGCGGcaactggttttttttttgagcatgCAGCTTATTTCCATCTCATATTGTGCCAACATCTTTCATTCAACCAAAACGTGTGCCCTTTTAAACACAATTGCTCATTAGCCGTGTCTTTCATCAGACGTTAAAAGGTGACTGCCTTCCTCTGAACgcactcctcttcatcaacGCTTACCTTTGTCCTTGTCCTGCTGCTGGGTGACTTTAAGCAACTCCTCTGTCAGCTCATTAATGATTCGCTCCTTCTTCAACTTCTCACGGGTTAGAACGGTGTTGAAATGAGTCTAGAGAAACAGTCAGTAAAAACGGTTAACCAGCTCACCAGTGGTTTTTGATGGAAACAGAGAATTCACACCAAAGCAAGAATGGTTTGAGGTTggtttttttaaactgatttgtttcttttttttttttttttcaatccgTGTCTGAGCTTttcaaaatgtaacaaaaaaatacaattcactATAATTATCATGTTTAAAGCTGATCAGACTgaatttcaaataaaacatgcaatacTTTCAGAAAGTTAAAAACACAGCTCTTTGGATTTAGTTTATTGTACCGACATTCTAATATGCATCGATATATTACTTGAAAGAAATTGAATGCAAATGCTACAGCGCTTTGGGGGAACTGAACAACAAACAGCTGAAAGCTATGTGTCAAATCTGATGGTTAATTGTCTTGAAAAGAAATTCGATCACGCTTTAGTTTCTGTTACACTTACATCAACAACATTAATGTTGCTGTTTCTTTAAAGCCAAATTACAAACCTGCTGTTCTGCGATTAGGGATGTCTTGATGTTTTGTAGCTCctcattcttctttttctccaggAGCTCTATCTGGGACTGCAGGGAGgtcttctcctgctgctcctgctgttcTGCCGGGTCTAGTGGCAGACGTGGTCCAGCAGCTGCACCTTCCTCGGCACGCAGCGACAACCCTTCTTCACTGAAAGGCACATGAAACAAGTTATAGCAAAGAAATTACATAATCTAGGCACGCACAGAACACACGAAAACAGGCAAGAGAGTTCACTCTCAAGTGACAAAAATATAGGTTTTACTTTAACTCTTGACTAAATTAGAATGAAAACTTTGGCTACAGATTTTGCAGCTTCCTCACTCCACCACACGCCATTGTGAGTAAAAACGTACCTTTTTGAGAATTGTCGATCACGAAGCTCATTCTCCAGCTGTTTGATTTTTGCTGACAGtctttcctccatctcctccttctgctGCTCCAATTCTTGAAAGGCACCTAATGATGCAACTTTAgaggcttcttctttttctaaatTTTTCTCAATGGCCAGTCTGTTTTGCTCCAGCCGTTTGAAGAGCTGCTCGTTTTCTGCCTGCAAATTGCTGATAACAGTCCTCAACTCTTGTTCCAGCTCTTGAAAGCTGCTcaactgcttttctttttcttcgcTTCGAGCAGCCTCTTGTTGGTGCACCTCTTGCGTAAGATTCTCTTGTTGCGCGGCATGCTTCCTTTCAGCGTCTCGGGCTCTCAGCTGCAGAGAGGCCAGCTCATTCTGTAACAAAGTAGTCTCCTCATCGTGTCTATCCATCAGCTCTGAGATGCAGTGGTCCTTCTCAACCCTCATGAAAGTTCTCAGGTCAGATAGGTCCACGTCATACTCCTCATTTTTTGCTTGAAGCTGTTCTTTGATAGCTGCCAGCTCTTCCCTAAACCCTCTGGTCTCAACCTCTACCCGGGACTGCACTGCCTCATCCTGCTGCATCTTGGTCTCCTCAAATATCAGTCTCATGTCTTCTGTCTCTGACTCTTTGAGGACTAGCTCCATCTCCAGTTTGCAGCGGAGCTTGGCCAGCTCAGAATTCAGAGCCTCCAAGTCTGCTAATTGATTGTCCTTGTCTTTCAACACAGCAGCATGGCGATCTTCTGCGTCACTTAACTTTGCTCTATTTTCAGCACCAAGATGCTCCATAGCATTCTGGTTATCCTTGATAAGGTTCTCCACTTCGACCTTGTGCTCCTGCTGGATTcgttcctccagctccttcaagTGGGACCGCTCTACTACTTCCAACTCCTGGCGAATCTTTTCCCGGCTACGTTCAATCTCAAAGCGCAGGTTCTCAAGCTGGCCAGTAAGAGAGTCTTTTGAAGCCAATAATCTGTGGATCTCTTCGCCCTGATCACTAGTGATCTGCTCCAGGTCTTTGATCTTATCCATCTGATTACTGTCTGTTTCAGCCCATCGCTCTTTCTCATTCTCAAGCTGGGCAAGTTCTTTTTCTTTGCGCTGCAAAAGGCCTTCCAGTTCCAGCATTGCACGCTGGACATCTCTGACGATATTCTGGTTTACCTGGTTTTCCTCTTTTAGTGTTTGAGCCCGCTTCTCGTGCTCCTGCCTGAGGTAGATCAGCTCATGTTGATGCTGCTCCTTCAGTTCCTGTTCGCGGGTGTGGCAGATGTTGTCTACAACGTGGCGTACCTCTGTGGTCATATTCCTTAAGACAAAACTAAAGTCATGATGCTCTTTTGAAACCATGCCTCTTAAGTGATAGAGGTCATCTTTTACACTACTTAAGTTGGAATGGGACTCCTCTGCAGCAGATCGATACTTATCAATGACTTGCCTGAGAAGAGCGATCCATGAGTTCTCCCTCTGTAGTGTCGTGGTGTCCTGCATACGCTTGTTGTCAATAGCGTTGATGACGGAAGAATATAATGACTCAACCATCATTTCAGGGCTGGTGGGATCACTGATTGGGTTTGGGGAGGTCAAGTTCTCTTCAATCACAAATTCATTAACGGCAGACATGAAGTCAGATTCAGGGCTCTCTGCGAGAGAATCTAAATCAAGGGAGCCCTGCTGCAGGACCGGGTCCATGTTTGGATGGCCAATAGTTTCAAAGTCAAATGTCTGTGCATCTATGCTGTCCGGGGATAAGTCCTCAAGAGGAGCCGGAACCGGAACATGAAGGGGCCCCTGAAGGCTAAGCGAGGATAGGATTTTGGAGGACATCGGTGTTGTGGTCCCGGGTGTGCCTTCAGactgtgatgtcaccacagtCGATCTGTGAGAGCTCCGACTATAGGAATCCtgcaaaaacagcagcaaagaagAGAGACTGAGTAAAGTCTTAAATTAATAAGCAAAAGCAAAGTCACTGCATTTAAAGAATATattttgatttaatttcttTCATGAAAAAGCAATCTGCACAAATCTGAATGTCCACTAACTAAATAGTACAAATAAGGAATCTGTAATGAAGCCGTTATTACCCTTTGTTCACTTAGCAGGTCAGTTACTGTTCGGGACATCTCATCCACACTCTGTGCCGCTTGAACCAGCTGATGTAGCGTCTCTATGTGCCGATTCAAAGGCTCAAAGTCACACATTGCAGGTAGCCttcagaagaaaaacacaagtaATGAAGGCCAGGTACTTCTGAAATGTTCCAAGTACTACGTATGCAAGTCTCATCAAAGGACCGTGCTATGAAAGAATCAATGTAATGAAGAGCAAATGACTACAATTACAGCTTTAAGGTCAAGGCTAACTAGTTATCACATAAAGGTTAGGATTTGCCTCTCCACACAAGCCAAACTGCAGATTCGGGTAACAaagggttcttgtttttccagAGTTATCTGTTGTACAAGTTCAAAGAGGTTGCATCTGATGCAATCTGTCTGAGACTGGCAAATGTTTAGGTACAGAGAGCTAGCATCATATAGCTAGTTAACTATTTTGTCCATAACAAAGGCCTGAACGGGCACATGGATAATTCATAACTAAAAGTCTTAACTATCATTGACAGTTAGCATATCATAGACATCTTGTAGATGGTTTCCTACGCTCATGTGTATCTCAGCCCTTATTCTAACAGACCCAGTAAAACACATCTCATGACTTCATTTTAATATTCAAGCCAAGtttaatgcattggttttatatagtgGCAACGAAAGCTGCTTCACATTGTGTAATACTCATTAATATTACTACGATTGGGCAGACTGACAAAAGCGAAGCAACCAAAGTGGCAACGTAGGTGAAATGTCTTGCGCACATGTGCCGGAGGCAGGAATCGAACCggcaacctctcaatcatagaacgtcccgctcaaccacctgcaccacctTCAACCCCGACTGTGGTGAACTTCTTCAAACCCTCATGTGGAATTATTGTCCTCTTCACAATTATTAGCAACTGCTTTTGACACATTTGATATTATATAAGAGTGTCATATCTATCGTATTTATTGTTAAAAGCATATCTTACAAATTGTAAGAATTAATTGATGCGCACAAAACCTGATTTAGAAATGGTTACAAACtcccaaatgtatttttttattgtccatATTTTGTAACCGTTTTGGTAGTTTAAAATGACTGAAACATTTCTACCCAAAATCATGTTAATACTTGGGGATAATAGCTTACATAAGGAAAGGCTGCACCTCTACAGGACAACAAGATTTCAAGTACTGCAGGTCCTCAACAGAGATGTCTGGAAGTTCATCGTCAAACCTTCTGGGCTTTCGTGTCTACAAATGagaataaacagaaaaaaagagaacagaCCCTTTGACAAAGAGTATAGATAATACATAATGCCAAGTTTGTAAGAGTATCTTAAATTTGGACTTACACAAAATGACGTTGGAGGCCAGGAATCAAGTCCTTTGAACAAACGATTTCTGAGGAAAGACTTccctgaaagaagaaagagaaaaaaaagcacaccgTGTTCAAAGTGAATGTCATCAGATGAACGTTTGCAAAAGATACTTACTAAAGAGTTTCCCAAAGGATTCCCTTTTGAACTTCTCTGCCTCGTACAGAAGCTTCCCATCCTTCACAAGAGCGTATGCCCACTGAAAAGAATTTACAGCAAAATAACAATTCACTTACAGGACATGATGGAACTCGCCATTTTAGCAAAAAAGAAGCTTTAGCACCAGTCATGTTTGAAACGGTCCCATCCTGGAGCTAAAGGAATCATCTCCAAAATGTAGATAGTAGAACACGAAAAGATAATCAGTTTCAGTAAAACTATGAAACTACAATGACGATGTAAATACAACcaatatataaaaaagtatAAAATCAGTAACCACTTCGTCATGGTGACAATtactatatatacacacacacacacaggaatttTGCACTGACCTCTCTGTAGTGGCGCATAAACA
Proteins encoded in this region:
- the rb1cc1 gene encoding RB1-inducible coiled-coil protein 1 codes for the protein MKLYVFQVNNGSTLTFDTDLAVQNVLELKHAIQAKYKIAIQHQVLVVNGGECMAADRRVCSYSAGTETNPIFLFNKEMILCDRDPTIPKTTFSIESEIQVKVEESLLMPAVFHTVASRTQLALEMFEVADKLSSFCERLVHDEHLQHQGWAAIMANLDDCTLSYQKLLMKFDTTYSNYQSDLEVIKMKLTKLGTAVSVMARIPLLECLTRHSYRENMEKSSSTPEKDSDETEEEKSTDSVRCTAGVPRPSKFSSSASAAATCEPTGDQETNAMTDSGGLRSALLDDDTPEFANPPYFNVTLLDWINVQDRPNDVESVVRKCFDSITRLDPRIIQPFLADCRDTIAKLDNQNMKAIKGLEDRLYALDQMIASCKKLVNEQKELAQGFSANQKRAENLKDTSVLPDLCLSHTNQLMIMLNNHRKLLDIKKKCTTAKQELANNLQVRLKWCCYVMLHADQDGEKLQALLRLLTELIERVRVVEALSTVPQMYCLAVVEVVRRKMFMRHYREWAYALVKDGKLLYEAEKFKRESFGKLFRKSFLRNRLFKGLDSWPPTSFCTRKPRRFDDELPDISVEDLQYLKSCCPVEVQPFLMLPAMCDFEPLNRHIETLHQLVQAAQSVDEMSRTVTDLLSEQRDSYSRSSHRSTVVTSQSEGTPGTTTPMSSKILSSLSLQGPLHVPVPAPLEDLSPDSIDAQTFDFETIGHPNMDPVLQQGSLDLDSLAESPESDFMSAVNEFVIEENLTSPNPISDPTSPEMMVESLYSSVINAIDNKRMQDTTTLQRENSWIALLRQVIDKYRSAAEESHSNLSSVKDDLYHLRGMVSKEHHDFSFVLRNMTTEVRHVVDNICHTREQELKEQHQHELIYLRQEHEKRAQTLKEENQVNQNIVRDVQRAMLELEGLLQRKEKELAQLENEKERWAETDSNQMDKIKDLEQITSDQGEEIHRLLASKDSLTGQLENLRFEIERSREKIRQELEVVERSHLKELEERIQQEHKVEVENLIKDNQNAMEHLGAENRAKLSDAEDRHAAVLKDKDNQLADLEALNSELAKLRCKLEMELVLKESETEDMRLIFEETKMQQDEAVQSRVEVETRGFREELAAIKEQLQAKNEEYDVDLSDLRTFMRVEKDHCISELMDRHDEETTLLQNELASLQLRARDAERKHAAQQENLTQEVHQQEAARSEEKEKQLSSFQELEQELRTVISNLQAENEQLFKRLEQNRLAIEKNLEKEEASKVASLGAFQELEQQKEEMEERLSAKIKQLENELRDRQFSKSEEGLSLRAEEGAAAGPRLPLDPAEQQEQQEKTSLQSQIELLEKKKNEELQNIKTSLIAEQQTHFNTVLTREKLKKERIINELTEELLKVTQQQDKDKALIETLSEDRACVMQEKKHLEEELNRLRSTALVSSAIFTPRPSAQEFPEAAAAAARAVPVSGACYSEFTSETDRLVSVAAIRDDEQVDSAVEASMVTVHENVLISEEKQRILLLERTLHMKEEENKRLSQRLMSQSMSSVSSRHSDKIAIRDFQVGDLVLIILDERHDNYVLFTVGPTLYFLHSESLTALDLKPATGTSRRPWVLGKVMEKEYCQAKKAQNRFKVPLGTKFYRVKAVPWNRKV